A DNA window from Rhinolophus sinicus isolate RSC01 linkage group LG10, ASM3656204v1, whole genome shotgun sequence contains the following coding sequences:
- the CHDH gene encoding choline dehydrogenase, mitochondrial, with the protein MWCILRGWSRGHVSPRGVLGQEWPPGIRALASTASRSGDEYTHVVVGAGSAGCVLARRLTEDTDTRVLLLEAGPKDTYAGSKRLLWKIHMPAALVANLCDDRYNWYYHTEPQTGLDGRVLYWPRGRVWGGSSSLNAMVYIRGHAEDYNRWHRAGATGWDYEHCLPYFRKAQHHELGASRYRGGEGPLHVSRGKTKHPLHQAFLEAAQQAGYPFTEDMNGYQQEGFGWMDMTIHEGKRWSTACAYLHPALNHSNLRAEAQTFVSRVLFEGTRAVGVEYVKNGQSHRAYASKEVILSGGAINSPQLLMLSGVGNADDLKKLGIPVVCHLPGVGQNLQDHLEIYIQQACTRPITLHSAQKPLRKVLIGLEWLWKFTGDGATAHLETGGFIRSQPGVPHPDIQFHFLPSQVIDHGRVPTQQEAYQVHVGTMRGTSVGWLKLRSANPRDHPVIQPNYLSTETDIDDFLRCVKLTREIFAQEALAPFRGKELQPGSHVQSDKEIEAFVRAKADSAYHPSCTCKMGQPSDPTAVVDPQTRVIGVENLRVVDASIMPSVVSGNLNAPTIMIAEKAADIIKGQPPLWDQDVPVYKPRTLATQR; encoded by the exons ATGTGGTGCATCCTGCGAGGCTGGAGTCGAGGGCACGTGAGCCCCCGGGGAGTCCTGGGGCAGGAGTGGCCGCCCGGCATCCGTGCTCTGGCCAGTACGGCCTCCAGGAGTGGGGACGAATACACTCATGTGGTGGTGGGTGCAGGCTCCGCGGGCTGTGTGCTGGCCAGACGGCTCACGGAGGACACTGATACACGTGTGCTGCTGCTGGAGGCTGGACCTAAGGACACGTATGCAGGGAGCAAGAGGCTCCTGTGGAAGATCCACATGCCCGCGGCCCTCGTAGCCAACCTGTGCGACGACAGGTACAACTGGTACTACCACACGGAGCCGCAGACGGGCCTGGACGGCCGTGTGCTGTACTGGCCGCGTGGCCGGGTGTGGGGCGGCTCCTCGTCCCTCAATGCCATGGTCTACATCCGCGGGCATGCTGAGGACTACAACCGCTGGCACCGAGCGGGTGCCACAGGCTGGGATTACGAGCATTGCCTGCCCTACTTCCGCAAGGCACAGCACCACGAGCTGGGTGCCAGCAGGTACCGAGGCGGCGAAGGCCCGCTGCATGTGTCGCGGGGCAAGACCAAGCACCCGCTGCACCAGGCATTCCTGGAGGCAGCACAGCAGGCCGGCTATCCCTTCACCGAGGACATGAACGGCTACCAGCAAGAAGGCTTCGGCTGGATGGACATGACCATCCACGAAG GCAAGCGCTGGAGCACGGCCTGTGCATACCTGCACCCAGCACTGAACCACTCCAACCTCAGGGCCGAGGCCCAGACATTCGTGAGCAGGGTGCTGTTTGAAGGCACCCGTGCAGTGGGCGTGGAGTACGTCAAGAATGGCCAGAGCCACAGG GCTTATGCCAGCAAGGAGGTGATTCTGAGTGGAGGTGCCATCAACTCTCCGCAGCTGCTCATGCTCTCAGGGGTCGGCAATGCAGATGACCTCAAAAAGTTAGGCATCCCGGTGGTGTGCCACCTCCCAG GAGTTGGCCAGAACCTGCAAGACCACCTAGAGATATACATTCAACAGGCGTGCACCCGCCCCATCACCCTTCATTCAGCACAGAAGCCCTTGAGGAAGGTCCTGATTGGTCTGGAGTGGCTCTGGAAGTTCACAG GGGATGGAGCCACAGCCCATCTGGAAACAGGTGGCTTCATCCGGAGCCAGCCTGGGGTCCCCCACCCGGACATCCAGTTCCACTTCCTGCCCTCCCAAGTGATCGACCACGGCCGGGTCCCCACCCAGCAGGAGGCTTACCAG GTGCATGTGGGGACCATGCGGGGCACGAGTGTGGGCTGGCTCAAACTGAGGAGTGCCAACCCCCGGGACCACCCTGTGATCCAACCGAACTACTTGTCAACAG AAACCGATATCGATGACTTCCTTCGGTGTGTGAAGCTGACCAGAGAAATTTTTGCACAGGAAGCCCTGGCACCATTCCGGGGGAAGGAGCTCCAGCCAGGAAGCCATGTCCAGTCAGACAAAGAGATAGAGGCCTTTGTGCGGGCAAAAGCGGACAGTGCCTACCACCCGTCGTGCACCTGTAAGATGGGCCAGCCCTCCGATCCCACTGCCGTGGTGGATCCACAGACCAGGGTGATTGGGGTGGAAAACCTCAGGGTGGTCGACGCCTCCATCATGCCCAGTGTGGTCAGCGGCAATCTGAATGCCCCCACAATCATGATCGCAGAGAAAGCAGCCGACATCATTAAGGGGCAGCCGCCACTCTGGGACCAGGATGTCCCTGTGTACAAGCCCAGGACCCTGGCCACCCAGCGTTGA